The DNA sequence GCTTCACGTGAAGGACCTGAACGAGACCATCCAATACATGCACGAACACAGAATGTACCAAAAGGTGACGTCAGCCCCGGGTGGCCTAGGGGGAGGAAGGCAGGGTTAGCAGAGGCCACTGTGGCATGACTGGTCCTATGACTGGGTGGCTGTGTTTCTGGAAGGGGTTTCCTCCTTTGATTGGATGGACCACGGATTGCCCAGGAGGAGTCTCTGTGAGCCTAGGGCAGTAGCTCTTCCATCAGAACCGCTAGCAAGCGCCGAGGACCTCGAGCAGGGCCTTAACCCAGGTCTGGCCAGTGCGATATGAAGGCTGAGAAGGGTGACTTTCTCAGTTTCCTGCTGCTGCAGGTCTGGAGACCATACTTTGAGGATAGCTGTCCCCAGGGTTGAACTGTTGGAGAGGAACATACCGCCATTTTATTTCCACCCTGGCCCTCTTGCCTCTCTGGTACCTTTTAGAAATGTGCAATTGCAATGGGCAAAAGGTGCAGTccagggggagagagaaagaatgtccACATACTTCTGCCCAactcaatgctttattcactcaaatcactcagtACAATTTCACTctgtaggttcttaatcaagaaaatgacaatccttaatgctaggcactgcagtagacataatcaattcacaacAAACAATTCTGGTTTagttctaagcactgcaaacatacttcatcatgacaggctcatgacagacattccttCTGTGTGCTAagttcaagtgtcagatcaaaagtctcaagccttaggccgcaagtccagcagatgcacactcactaaGACCGCGGTGATCAcagatcaggaaccaaggcaggcttctcctggggtggagctgacggGTCGTAGGGAGAAGTTttggctctcaccagggtcaagatgtggctgtagagttgcAGAGTGgtgaggaagaggcagaggatCAGCAAATGatgaaaagggttgggatgtCAGCCCAGGTGCTCCTCCTTCTCTCAGTGTGAGGGCCTCAGTATCCGCTGGCTGGATGTCTGTTCATTTGcgctattatttatattaaatttgggAGCTTTTGAtacccctttcaatccttatcagctgccACCAGATATcggaggacagcctgccaggggcttcactctgagtttatcagggttggggaggtggcttgtttgtgcctgagggccataCCGAGGGCTGCATTAGGTGTGCCTAGAGAGACTGcgggtttcaaactggagttttaaaaatggagttgcttaggctcaggcctaaggccatgcTCACAGGAGGGCAGGGCGCATGTGGTGGTGACAGAAAGACAGCTTGTCTCATGGTTCTGCTCTTTGAAGCTGCTCCCCGTGTCATGGTGACACTGCTTTCCCTAGCGTCACAcggctcctcctcccctgctgcACATTAACTAGTTGATCATTTCAGTGTATGAGCACTGTGTGCACTGACCCCTGTCGGATGGCTTTGTGGGCTCTGCAGCAGTCTCCTGTAGCACTCATGTCTCCAAAGGCCAAAGTGAAAGACTCCCGTGAACACGTGGCGGTGAGGGTGGGGGCAGCAGAACCCCAGCGGCACTCGTGGGGCTGGGCGGCAAACGTCTTGTCTGCCTGCAGATGGTGTTCTACATCGAAGCCTGTGAGTCCGGCTCCATGATGAACCACCTGCCCAATAACATCAACGGTAGGTCGAgagcagggctgctgggcagggcaCTCAGCGGGTGGAACTGTGAGCTCTACATAGCAGGGGCCACCGGGGCAGCTGGTGTGCAGACGTGGGGGCGTCCAGGCCGGCAGCTCTCACTTCCTCTTCTCCCTGAGGATTATTAGGGAATCAAGAATCTGCAAGCCTCACAGTGCACTCCCAGGTTCTAGCCAAACTACCTGAGTCCAAAACCAGTGGGCTTTGGATCAGCCATGGGCTTTGGCCTCGTGTGGGTCCTGCTTTCTGATCTCGGGCAGGTGACTTATCCTCTTTGGTCCTCAGGtatcctcatctgcaaagtggggaTCTAGCTAGGGCCTGTGTTGGGAGAGTCATGCTTTGAATCAGTACGTGTGCCCAGCACTGTTCTGAGCCCAAGTGGACAGAGACTAAGTGGCAACTATTGAGGAGGTCTGTCCAGCTGAgtgcctccttttctttttaaatttgacttaagttaattatttttccttcgcTTGTGATGGGatccaggccttgcacatgctagacaaatgctctaccactgagctaccccccagGCcccttctgaatttttttttttttttaaatacatcttaACTCTTAGAAACCACATTAGTCCCGTTCTTAGGTTACATGAGCCCTTAGGCTTTGTCAGCTTGCTGGACAGCAGGACGTGCTCAGCGTGCTCACTGTGTTGCTGCAGGGAGTCTGTCAAGTGGCTTATCTTTCTTCCGTGTTTAATTTTAGACAGATTATTCAACTGAGGGGactgggctgggagtgtggctccgtggtagagcactcgcctaccattgTGAAGTCCTacgtttgatccccagcaccgcccACTGAATGCTAGTAAACACACCAGAGTGGACAGGGCCGGCCACCCATCCTGGGTCGAAGCAGTTGGCAGGGGAGGTAGGAGCTTTAAGTGTGGCCCTCGGGGAGGAAGGAAATGCAACTCCAAGGTGCCTCTGATTCCTTGTAGTTTACGCAACTACCGCCGCCAACCCCAAGGAGTCCTCCTACGCCTGCTACTACGACGAGAAGAGGAACACCTACCTGGGTGACTGGTACAGTGTCAACTGGATGGAAGACTCGGACGTGGTGAGCCCTGGTGGGGGCCGGCAGCCCCTGGGTTGAACAGTCGGGCTCTGGCCTGGGAGGACCTTCACGTTCTCCTTTCTGCAGGAGGATCTGACCAAGGAGACCCTCCACAAGCAGTACCAGCTGGTGAAGTCCCACACCAACACCAGCCACGTCATGCAGTACGGAAACAAAGTGAGTGGGCCTCCCCACTCCTCCGCGGGGGCTGGCCTCGTCTTCAGCCTACACTCAGGTCCCTTCAGTGGCCCcaaaactgtggagccaactgtGCGCCTCCTAGGCAGGGACCCTCCGTCTGCTTACAcggatattctctctctctctccctctgcagtCCATCTCTGCCATGAAAGTGATGCAGTTTCAGGGCATGAAGCACAAAGCCAGTTCCCCTATCTCTCTGCCTCCGGTCACACGCCTTGACCTCACTCCCAGCCCGGAGGTAACCCTGGCCATCCTGAAAAGGAGACTGATGCAGACCAATGACGGGCAGGAGTCGCGGAGTCTCCTCAAGCAGATCCAGCAGCACCAGGATGTGAGTAGCACCCAGGGCTCCTTTGCAGgccccactcccagcccaggTGGGTGGCTTAGGCCACCGAGGCCCCTGTCCCCACCTGTACCCAGCATGGCTCAGAGCCAGCTGAGAGACCTCAGGCCACCACCTCTGGCCACATAAGAGTGTGTGTGAAAGGGACCGACCTCTGTGCTCTAGGTGCAGCAGAGGAGGGGCGTCTTCTTTCCCTTCTAGGAAACTGACCTTGACCTCTTTGGTGGTCAGGTGCCAAGGGTTGGGTGCCTATTCCCCTATCCTGCCAAGAAGCCAGGGCGTGGTGGCCCCCTTTTATACATTGTTTCTTAGAGGCCAGTTCTGTCTTGCTGCGTATTGAGTTGTTAGCTAATCACATATGTGCAGTGCTTCTGCTCCTGTTGTCGCGATCCTCGTGGCCACAGCCTGAAGTGCTTCCCACAGCTCCTGAGCTCTCCTTGACTTCCCTGCATCTGCCTTAGTAGCTCCTCAGTTGGTCTGGAACTGGCAGGATTGTTTCCCACGTTCCAGCTGCGTGCTCTCTGGCATGCTGGGCAGAGGGTGGCCTGTCCCTCCAGAGAGCCTGCTGCCTGTTCCGCTCGTCCCTTTCTGCAGCCCAGCAGGGACCGATGCTCTGGGACAGGGCCTGGATCTTCTGGGTGATAGCTTCCCTTCTGGTATCAGGAGTAACACTTCCCCGAAAGTGGAGGCCTCAGAAGGCGAGGTCACCCAAGCCCCAAACACTGGCCCCCTTCAGGACGCCTGAGCTGGCATCATGTTTTACCCCCGGGGCTGGAGCAGTGTGGAGAGGGGTCTGTAACTGCACCCAGCAGTGCTGAGCCAGGCTCCACTGAAGGGCTGTGCGTCCCCCCAGGCCAGGCACATCATCCAGAAGACCGTGAACAAGATCGTGTCTCTGCTGACGACCTCCGAGGCTGTGGGGGAGAGGCTGCTGTCCGAGAGAGCCCCGCTCACGGAGCACAGCTGCTACCAGGAGGCCATGACGCACTTCCGCACCCACTGCTTCAACTGGCACTCCTCCATGGTGAGCCTGGGCCACCGCAGCTGACGCCCGGAAGCTAAATTCACTTAGTGTGCTGGCTGTCACCTCAGGTTCATTGCCTTGAGGAAGGTTCCATCCTGGCTGAGGGCCCTCAGGCGGAGATGCCCAGTTCCCTGGTCATGAGTCTTGGCCCTGGTGCACTCATGGTCCAGCGGGTGAGGGAGTCCCCAAGACACAGGTGGCGCTCCCTGTGTGTCTTTCAAGTGCCTACTTCTGCTGTCCCTGCCAAAAGCCCCGCCCCCTCAGCCACACAGGGGTTCTCCCTGCTGGGCTCTTCTGACCCCTCCCTAAGATGCATGTTGTCACAGCCTGGTCCTGGAGGAGCAGGAAAAGTGAAGTCTCTGCAGATGGAAAGGCCAGGAACCCCTAGCTGAGACGCCTGTCTCTGTGACGGCAGAGGTGGCATCTCCCAAGCTACGAGTCCCTTGCACGGTGACGGTGATGCGtgattcttctgttttcttctagtatgaGTCTGCTTTGAGGCATTTGTACGTGCTGGCCAACCTTTGTGAAAAGGCTTATCCCATCGACAGGTAATGCCCGCCATGGTGACATTCTGAGAGTGCCAGGGAGCACACTGCTGTCTGTCTCTGCAAGTGTCCAGTTTGCTTCTGCCGCCCGCTGCCTGGTTTCCCCCgctgcctggcttccttgtgGGGACTTGGCCAGTGCAGACCAGAGCAGCTGCCTTCTTGGCAGGTGGCTGGGAGTCTGTCTTGAAGGACTCCTGCTCACGTAGGACTGGCGGGCTGGCTCAGTGAATGCCTTTCCTGTCTCTTACAGCATAAAACTGTCCATGGACAAGGTGTGCCTTGGTTACTACTGAGGCGCTGCCCTCGGGATGCTGCTCCCACGTGAACACTGGACTAACCAGAGACTGAAGAGTGGAGCCGGAAGGGGAGCCGCTGCCGGGCCCCGGGGTGCTGGTGGGCCACTCTGGGCCTCTCCCCAGGCCTTCCTGTCACAAGACCGCCCGCACCTTTATTCCCTGTCCTCTGCAAGGACAGCCATGAAACTGAAGGAACTGCACACTGTGGGACTGGGTGGAGAAAGGGACGTTTGCTCTCCAGGAGGTTTTTTGGGGTTTTACTCATTAGTTTTCAGGAGCAAGCAGTTCCCCGGGGCTGCCAGAGCCTGTGAAAGGATCTTTGTTCTGAGAAAGTTGAAGCTGGAACCTCGTTAAGTCTTCAGGATGATTTGATTGCAGAGGGAAGTGAGCCCcgaatggaaaattatttttaggaaaaaaaaattataatttttgattgcttttgtattttattctataaCATTGGAtgagtcttaaaaaaataaagatttataacTGAAGCTGAGTATGAATTCCTGGCCATGACTTTGAGGTCCATGCTCCTGGCCCTCCTGGTGGGGCCCTGTCTCCCCTCCCCCGCTCTGCTATTTCTGCTCCTGCAGGCCTGGGACTTCTGGCTCCTGTGCCTTAGCTCCTTCCTGTTCCTCCTGCCTGGTGCTTTTCCCTTCGTTGCCACAAACCCTTGAACTGCATCTCAAGTGCCCAAGTGCCAGTCCTtgaacttccctccctccctgcctcccctctctTTAGGAGTACCATCTCCTCCGGCCTCTGACAGCCGTATCAGGGTCTGTCCTTACACCAGCTGCAGGGTAGGGAGGGGACCTCCCAGTGGGGAGCATGACCTCCTTCAGGGCAGAGGCCACTCACTGGCTCCTGTTTCTCCTGACCCTGTGCAGGGATGCGGGTCACCACGTCTAGTCTACACGATAGAATCCCACAGAGCAGCAAAAATGGCGGGGTGGGCTCTGAGGTTTCAGGTAGCAAGTGACAAAAGACCCTCCGCACTTGTTGCCAATGCTCAACAGCAAACCTGAGGGTTGGCGGGCTTTTAAAGAGATACAGCGCTAAGAGTAAGACGTGGGTCCCTCTGTCTTCCAGAACTGCCCACTGCCACCAgggccctcctcctctctttttatttgtttccctATGGAATGAAAACATACTTAACCACTTCATAAAAGCAGCCCTATTTCACTTCTCAGATAACAACTTCCCAAGTCACAAGACCTTGGACTTTCTCCTCCTGTGGTTCCTAGGCTCTCAGGGAAAAGGGCCTTCCCCCATGTTAAGCCATTTCTGTTAGATTTCTGTCTAtggacaaaaaatattttactatgacTAAATGCTTTAGCTGAGTAACttagaaacaacagaaatttcctTCTTATGGCTGAGAGTTCCAAATCAAGGCCCAGGCCCGTGGGGAGACTCATTTTCCATTTGGATTCTAACTCAATACTTTTTGCTCAAATTATTCCAGTTTTGGTCTTCAGGCACTCTTTCAGTTGGCTACTTTGTCCTTTAAACATGCCACACCCCATCAATACAGGCCTCTCGTCTCGATTCTGTTTGAGGACTTCCTTACCTTCTGTGGCAACAAGATGTTCTAGGCTTATCTTGTCTATTTTCTGATTCCAGGCTTAGCATCAGCCTTTTCTCCAAAGAGCCCTGGTTCTTCTTACTGGAAATCTTTTCAGAAACTAAGACCTGGGTACTGGATGTGCATGTTGCTCCTGGGGTGGGTGTCACCTGGAGGCTGGCTGAGCAGGAAGCATGTGTGCATCCCTGAGTGTCCATGGTGACTGTGGGCCTGTATTAGCTGCACATGGTTCCTACTGATGTCTCCAACTCCATCACCACGTGGACCGCTCTAGCCGCCTGCCCTTTCTTATCTGTGAACTCCTACTCTGCCAGGGAAGCGTGCCTTCTCCATGTGCCACCCATTTACCTGTCTGATTTCAGTGTACACGTGTAGCAGTGTCAGAATGGCCCCCTCCTGGGGAACAGCCTTTTCAACTAGGGCACAGTGCTTATGTGCAATCTCCTGCTGAGTAATGGCCTCTTCTCCTTCAGGTTCACTTCCAAAATTCCTCAGGTCAGCCCCTTCCCCTGTACTATAGTCAGATGTCAGGAGATGCTCTGGAGATACATGCCCTTAAGTCCTCAGCAAGagatactgaacaattattgcaCCCCACaataacttgggctttacctcTGCTCGGATAATGAGGCCTCACCCAGTGGGgctgagttacactcacctgttcctttgtaatctacCCCTTCAcccttttggggatagaatgtCCCATGGAACCTCCtcttgtgtgtcccctatataagaataaagaattccagaggctctctctctttccacagacTCCTAAGTTCAGAGAGATGTCCCTGGATAtgtgaaaaggtacttctgtgtgttgTGTGCTGTCTTTGacgttttcttaagttattggaagaGTCAGATTTTGTGAGCCCAGCTGTGTCACCAGCTAGGATAGATGGCGATAGTCAGATTTATTCGTAGCAGACTACAATCCATTCTGGGGTCTCCTGACCTCCCGAAGTGATATTTTGAGATTGTATACATTAAAATTCACTCCTGGTGGCTGTAAACTTCTGTTGTGATAAAGGCACTATGACAGGTTCCCACCATGACATTTTCATACAGAACAGTTTCACTGCCTTGAAAGTCCCCTGGGTTTCAGCgactcctccttcctttcccccaccccacggGCAACTACTGATCTTACTGCTTATACTTCTGCCCTTTCCAGAATGTCATGGAATTGGGATCGTATGATCTTTTCAAATGGGCTTCTTTCATTAGCAACAAGCGTGTAGGTTTCGCCCCTGTCTTCTTCATGGCTGGTTGCTCTTCCCATTGCCGAATCCTATTGGGTGGATAGACCCTAATTTGCTAATTCGCCTGTTGGAGGTAGCTTGGTTGTTTCCAGTGGCTATAAATGAAACTGCTAGAAACATTCAAGTGTAGGTCTTTGTGTGAGCCTAGCTTGTAAATCTAGTTGTGTTGATTATAGGAACATAATTTAGGATCAGTGATAAGGCCGTTTAGCTTTGCAGACCCGGAACGTCTTCGGGAGTGCCTGCCTTGTTCTGTGCTCGCCCAGACACCACAGGGGCTTTTCTTGCTTCACCTTCTCACCAGCATTTAGCAGTTTGGattttagccttttaaaatttattattattattattattttttgcggtgctggggattgaacccagggctttgtgtgtgtgcctgtaaGGCAAGCACTCGGCCAACTGAGCTgtctccccagccctggattttaGCCATTTTGATAGGTGTACCGCTATCACTTGAATGGTGAGTGTCCCCATGTGCCCACGAGTTAGAGGCTTGGCCCCCAGGGGCCCTCTCAGGAGGTGGTGgatttaagaggtgaggcctacgGGGATCTGAGGTCACTGTGGGGGGCACGCCCTTGAAGGGGACAATGGAACccttcatctttctctctcttccacctGGCCACAGAGCTCCCCggcttcctccaccacactcttgcCATGGCGTTCTGTGCCCATCAGTCAATGAACTggagcctcccaaactgtgagccaaaggaaacgtttcttcttcttctaagttgattgtctcaggcaCTGGTGACAGTGGTGCAGAGCTAGCTAACACATCTGTCCTCTCACTTCTGAATCCTGGCTTAGGTTATCCTTTCAAgtctggtacttttttttttcatgtttattagttctttttgAAACAGTGCGTTACATTTTCTAAAGCTGTTCTGGGACACATTTTTCTTGTGTGTCTTCATCGTCCCCAGGAGAACCGTTACCCCATTTCAGCTCTGAGGAGTAATTAAGTCAGCTGATGTGGCTGCGGCCTAGGTCCCCAGGCCAGCTGGGGGGCAGGAAGTGGCCTGGGTGCTCACCACAAGGCAGGCCAGGACCTCCCAAGGGCAGAACTCCTTCCCTCTGTGGTCCTTGGGAGGGACTGAGGCCATGCCCGGCTCAGCCTGGCGGGGACTGGTGGCCCCCAAGTCTGTGCCTCCACCACTGCTCAGTGACCTGCATGTACCTCCCGCTCCACACGCACAGAGCTGGCGTCCCCTGCTTCCTCTTAAGCCTGCAGCTATGTCCAGCCTCAGCTGAGGCCAGGCCCTTCACCACAGCAGCCTGTTGGGAACTGCAGTTCCTAGGACCTGTCCTCTCCCACCCGCCTTCCAGTCACCCACCACGTTCTGCTGCTTTTACATCCAGCTTTTCCCAACAGTAGCTCTTCCTCTCagacctcccctcctcccacctgggttgtCACAGTGGGACAGCAGAACCTCCCCCTCCAGCTGGCCCGTGCAATCCGGTTCCACATGGGTGGAGAATCTCCAGTTTTGCCTCATCTCCATTCACATTCAAGCCATCTTGCAAAGGTCTCTTCCCCTAACAGAAGCttcttatccatttttttctatgagCTTTTCCCTTGTCTTCCCTCTTCCTTGTCCAGAACTGTCAAGAGGCTGAGGTTTGACCCCACTTCAGGCTGCCACGGCCTGTCACAGGTTGGCAGGAGCCGGCACACACGAGActcctgggtcagagacaaaggacttATTCACAGCAGGGCAGGTGGCAAGGACTTCATGTTTGCTGCCACTTCTCTTCTGTCATGTGCCCCGAGTGTGCTGCCGAGCTGGGCCCAGGGGAATGCCGAGCACACAGTGGATACGCCGCACCCTGGGAACCTCACTTAGGAAGATCCACCTTTTCAAGAAAATGACTAGCAAACTTGACAGACGTTTGCCCTGGAGGGAAACGATAT is a window from the Urocitellus parryii isolate mUroPar1 chromosome 6, mUroPar1.hap1, whole genome shotgun sequence genome containing:
- the Lgmn gene encoding legumain, which encodes MTWKLVVLLGLALGVAAAPVDDPEDSGKHWVVIVAGSNGWYNYRHQADACHAYQIIHRNGIPDEQIIVMMYDDIANNEENPTPGIVINRPNGTDVYKGVPKDYTGEDVTPQNFLAVLRGDAEAVKGKGSGKVLKSGPQDHVFVYFTDHGATGILVFPNDDLHVKDLNETIQYMHEHRMYQKMVFYIEACESGSMMNHLPNNINVYATTAANPKESSYACYYDEKRNTYLGDWYSVNWMEDSDVEDLTKETLHKQYQLVKSHTNTSHVMQYGNKSISAMKVMQFQGMKHKASSPISLPPVTRLDLTPSPEVTLAILKRRLMQTNDGQESRSLLKQIQQHQDARHIIQKTVNKIVSLLTTSEAVGERLLSERAPLTEHSCYQEAMTHFRTHCFNWHSSMYESALRHLYVLANLCEKAYPIDSIKLSMDKVCLGYY